GACGTCCTCGCGGAGGGACGTGTTCAGATAGATGTACACGGCGCCCGCCACCACCAGGGTAAAGGCGACATAGCCGACCAGGATCTTTGTCTGTAGCGAAAATCGCATGACAGGGCCTACCTGGCGAAGCGGTATCCGACCCCCCGCACCGTTTCCACCATGCCGGCGGCCTCGCCGAGTTTCTCTCGCAATCGCTTGATGTGGGCGTCCACGGTGCGTCCGTACCCCATGTAGTCATATCCCCAGACCACGTCGAGCAGTTCTTCCCGGGTCTGTACCCTGCCGCGCCGCTGAAAGAGAACGGCCAGGAGCTTGAACTCGGTGGCCGTCAGGGACACCGTGCATCCCGATACGGACACGTGGTGGCCTTCCATGTCGATGACCAGGGGTCCCGCACGGACGGGGCCCGCGGTTTCCGGCTCGGTCCGGCGGCGCAGGATGTTCCGGATGCGCAGGGCGATTTCCCGGGGGCTGAAGGGTTTGACCACATAGTCGTCGGCCCCCAGTTCAAGACCGATGATCCGGTCGATTTCCTCGCTCTTCGCGGTCAGCATCAGGATGGGTATGGACCTCGTGCGTTCGTCCTGTTTCAGAATGCGGCAAACATCGGTGCCTTCGAGTCCGGGCAGCATGAGGTCGAGCACGATAAGATCAGGGGCCTCGTCGCGGGCTTTTTCAAGCGCGGCCGAGCCGTCCGACGCCACGATGACGTCGAAGCCGGATTTCTCCAGATTATACTGGATGATTTCCACGATATCGGGCTCGTCGT
The window above is part of the Gemmatimonadota bacterium genome. Proteins encoded here:
- a CDS encoding response regulator — its product is MRQTILVVDDEPDIVEIIQYNLEKSGFDVIVASDGSAALEKARDEAPDLIVLDLMLPGLEGTDVCRILKQDERTRSIPILMLTAKSEEIDRIIGLELGADDYVVKPFSPREIALRIRNILRRRTEPETAGPVRAGPLVIDMEGHHVSVSGCTVSLTATEFKLLAVLFQRRGRVQTREELLDVVWGYDYMGYGRTVDAHIKRLREKLGEAAGMVETVRGVGYRFAR